A part of Streptomyces sp. NBC_01451 genomic DNA contains:
- the leuA gene encoding 2-isopropylmalate synthase gives MAHSANRQQPTSMPIHKYGRYEQVDIPDRTWPGNRITVAPRWLSTDLRDGNQSLIDPMSPARKRAMFDLLVKMGYKEIEVGFPASGQTDFDFVRSIVEEPGAIPDDVTISVLTQAREDLIERTVESLKGAKRATVHLYNATAPVFRRVVFRGSKDQIKQIAVDGTRLVMEYAEKLLGPETEFGYQYSPEIFTDTELDFALEVCEAVMDVWQPGPGREIILNLPATVERSTPSTHADRFEWMGRNLTRREHVVLSIHPHNDRGTAVAAAELALMAGADRVEGCLFGQGERTGNVDLVTLGMNLFSQGVDPQIDFSDIDEIRRTWEYCNQMEVHPRHPYVGDLVYTSFSGSHQDAIKKGFDAMEADAAAKGVTVDDIEWAVPYLPIDPKDVGRSYEAVIRVNSQSGKGGIAYVLKNDHKLDLPRRMQIEFSKLIQAKTDAEGGEVTPKDIWTIFRDEYLPNPENPWGRIQVKTGQSTTDKDGVDTLTVEAEVDGVETTLVGTGNGPISAFFHALQGLGIDARLLDYTEHTMSEGASAQAASYIEVAIGDKVLWGIGIDANTTRASLKAVVSAVNRAGR, from the coding sequence ATGGCCCACAGCGCCAATCGCCAGCAGCCCACCTCCATGCCGATCCACAAGTACGGCCGGTACGAGCAGGTCGACATCCCCGACCGCACCTGGCCCGGAAACCGGATCACCGTCGCCCCCCGCTGGCTCTCCACCGACCTGCGCGACGGCAACCAGTCCCTGATCGACCCCATGTCACCGGCCCGCAAGCGCGCGATGTTCGACCTGCTGGTGAAGATGGGCTACAAGGAGATCGAGGTCGGTTTCCCGGCCTCCGGACAGACGGACTTCGACTTCGTACGGTCGATCGTCGAGGAGCCGGGCGCGATCCCGGACGACGTCACCATCTCCGTACTGACCCAGGCCCGCGAGGACCTGATCGAGCGGACCGTCGAGTCCCTGAAGGGCGCCAAGCGCGCCACGGTCCACCTGTACAACGCCACCGCCCCCGTCTTCCGCCGGGTGGTCTTCCGCGGCTCCAAGGACCAGATCAAGCAGATCGCCGTCGACGGCACGCGCCTGGTCATGGAGTACGCCGAGAAGCTGCTGGGCCCGGAGACGGAGTTCGGCTACCAGTACAGCCCCGAGATCTTCACCGACACCGAGCTGGACTTCGCGCTGGAGGTCTGCGAGGCGGTCATGGACGTCTGGCAGCCCGGCCCGGGCCGCGAGATCATCCTCAACCTGCCCGCCACGGTGGAGCGTTCGACCCCGTCGACACACGCGGACCGCTTCGAGTGGATGGGCCGCAACCTGACCCGCCGCGAGCACGTCGTCCTCTCCATCCACCCCCACAACGACCGCGGTACGGCCGTCGCCGCCGCCGAACTGGCCCTGATGGCCGGCGCCGACCGCGTCGAGGGCTGTCTGTTCGGCCAGGGCGAGCGCACCGGCAACGTCGACCTGGTCACCCTGGGCATGAACCTGTTCTCGCAGGGCGTCGACCCGCAGATCGACTTCTCCGACATCGACGAGATCCGTCGTACGTGGGAGTACTGCAACCAGATGGAGGTCCACCCGCGCCACCCGTACGTGGGCGACCTGGTCTACACGTCCTTCTCCGGCTCCCACCAGGACGCCATCAAGAAGGGCTTCGACGCCATGGAGGCCGACGCCGCCGCGAAGGGCGTCACCGTCGACGACATCGAGTGGGCGGTCCCGTACCTGCCGATCGACCCGAAGGACGTCGGCCGGTCCTACGAGGCCGTCATCCGGGTCAACTCGCAGTCGGGCAAGGGCGGTATCGCGTACGTCCTGAAGAACGACCACAAGCTGGACCTGCCGCGCCGGATGCAGATCGAGTTCTCCAAGCTGATCCAGGCGAAGACGGACGCCGAGGGCGGCGAGGTCACGCCCAAGGACATCTGGACGATCTTCCGGGACGAGTACCTGCCGAACCCCGAGAACCCCTGGGGCCGGATCCAGGTCAAGACCGGCCAGTCGACCACCGACAAGGACGGCGTGGACACCCTCACGGTCGAGGCCGAGGTCGACGGCGTCGAGACCACCCTGGTCGGCACGGGCAACGGCCCGATCTCCGCGTTCTTCCACGCCCTGCAGGGTCTGGGCATCGACGCCCGTCTCCTGGACTACACCGAGCACACGATGAGCGAGGGTGCCTCCGCGCAGGCCGCCTCCTACATCGAGGTCGCCATCGGCGACAAGGTCCTGTGGGGCATCGGCATCGACGCCAACACGACCCGCGCCTCGCTGAAGGCGGTCGTCTCGGCCGTCAACCGCGCGGGTCGCTGA
- a CDS encoding M4 family metallopeptidase: MTTYGGSEPVFCTIVPPHILNTLARHEDPAVSGPAQHTLVLDAQKRAERRVTAEFGLALAPAAKAPSDQPLRTIYDAEHRTTLPGTKVRAEGSEPGQDATVNRAYAGLGATFDLYLKAYQRHSIDGAGLPLDATVHYDEGYNNAFWDGNQMVFGDGDGEIFVDFTSSIDVIGHELTHGVTQHTANLTYYGQPGALNESMSDVFGSLIKQYSLGQTAAEADWLIGAGLLAPSVTGTALRSMKEPGSAYDDDVLGKDPQPATMDGYVRTGRDNGGVHINSGIPNHAFYLVATALGGNAWERAGQIWYDVLTGGELKEDAFFDDFAQLTVATATARYGDGEELQSVLKAWERVGVPITPRARL; encoded by the coding sequence ATGACGACATACGGGGGCTCTGAGCCCGTCTTCTGCACGATCGTCCCACCGCACATCCTCAACACGCTCGCCCGTCACGAGGACCCGGCCGTCTCCGGCCCCGCACAGCACACGCTGGTGCTCGACGCCCAGAAACGGGCCGAGCGCCGCGTCACCGCCGAGTTCGGCCTCGCCCTCGCCCCGGCCGCGAAGGCGCCCTCCGACCAGCCGCTGCGCACGATCTACGACGCGGAGCACCGCACCACGCTGCCCGGCACAAAGGTGCGCGCCGAGGGCTCCGAGCCCGGTCAGGACGCCACCGTCAACCGCGCCTACGCCGGCCTCGGCGCCACCTTCGACCTCTACCTCAAGGCCTACCAGCGCCACTCGATCGACGGCGCAGGCCTGCCCCTCGACGCGACCGTCCACTACGACGAGGGCTACAACAACGCCTTCTGGGACGGCAATCAGATGGTGTTCGGCGACGGCGACGGCGAGATCTTCGTCGACTTCACCAGCTCCATCGACGTCATCGGCCACGAACTGACCCACGGCGTCACCCAGCACACCGCGAACCTCACGTACTACGGACAGCCCGGCGCGCTCAACGAGTCGATGTCGGACGTCTTCGGCTCGCTCATCAAGCAGTACTCACTCGGCCAGACCGCCGCCGAGGCCGACTGGCTCATCGGCGCGGGCCTGCTCGCCCCGAGCGTCACCGGCACGGCCCTGCGCTCCATGAAGGAACCGGGCAGCGCGTACGACGACGACGTGCTCGGCAAGGACCCGCAGCCCGCGACCATGGACGGCTATGTCCGCACCGGCCGCGACAACGGCGGCGTCCACATCAACAGCGGCATCCCCAACCACGCCTTCTACCTCGTCGCCACCGCACTCGGCGGCAACGCGTGGGAGCGGGCCGGGCAGATCTGGTACGACGTGCTGACCGGCGGCGAGCTGAAGGAGGACGCGTTCTTCGACGACTTCGCCCAGCTGACCGTCGCCACCGCGACCGCGCGCTACGGGGACGGCGAGGAACTCCAGTCCGTACTGAAGGCGTGGGAGCGGGTCGGAGTGCCCATCACACCCCGGGCCCGCCTGTAG
- a CDS encoding dihydrodipicolinate synthase family protein yields the protein MTFPTPLTGVVPPVCTPLTPDREVDVRSLVRLVDHLVEAGVDGLFVLGSSSEAAYLTDDQRRLVVETVVGHVAGALPVLAGAIDMTTPRVLDHVRSVSAAGADAVVVTAPFYTRTHPSEIARHFRLVAAGSPVPVVAYDLPASVHSKLPAGLVLELAADGVLAGLKDSSGDLASFRAVVTGAREHPGIGGFSVLTGSELLVDSALALGADGAVPGLANVDPDGYVRLNRFCRAGDWGRARAEQERLCVLFGMVAAGDPVRMGGSSAGLGAFKAALYLRGVIDCPVTADPQIPLSEDEVERVGKFLAGAGLL from the coding sequence ATGACCTTCCCCACCCCGCTGACCGGTGTCGTCCCTCCCGTCTGCACTCCGCTGACACCGGACCGCGAGGTGGACGTACGCTCGCTCGTCAGGCTGGTCGACCACCTGGTGGAGGCGGGCGTGGACGGCCTGTTCGTGCTCGGGTCGTCGTCGGAGGCGGCGTATCTGACGGACGATCAGCGCCGGCTGGTGGTGGAGACGGTGGTCGGCCATGTCGCCGGCGCGCTGCCGGTCCTGGCGGGCGCGATCGACATGACGACCCCCCGGGTACTGGACCACGTACGGTCGGTCTCGGCGGCGGGCGCGGACGCGGTCGTGGTCACGGCCCCCTTCTACACCCGCACCCACCCCTCGGAGATCGCCCGCCACTTCCGCCTCGTGGCAGCGGGCAGCCCGGTCCCTGTCGTCGCGTACGACCTCCCGGCCTCCGTGCACAGCAAGCTGCCCGCGGGCCTGGTCCTGGAACTGGCGGCGGACGGTGTCCTGGCGGGCCTGAAGGATTCGAGCGGCGACCTGGCATCGTTCCGCGCGGTGGTGACGGGGGCGCGGGAACACCCCGGGATCGGCGGGTTCAGCGTCCTCACCGGGAGCGAGCTGCTCGTCGACTCGGCACTGGCGCTGGGGGCGGACGGGGCGGTACCGGGGCTCGCGAACGTCGACCCGGACGGCTACGTACGCCTGAACCGGTTCTGCCGGGCGGGCGACTGGGGACGGGCGCGAGCAGAGCAGGAACGGCTGTGTGTGCTGTTCGGGATGGTGGCGGCGGGAGATCCCGTGCGAATGGGGGGCAGCTCGGCGGGGCTGGGGGCGTTCAAGGCGGCGCTCTATCTGCGGGGCGTGATCGACTGCCCGGTCACCGCCGATCCGCAGATCCCGTTGTCGGAGGACGAGGTGGAGCGGGTGGGGAAGTTCTTGGCGGGGGCGGGGTTGTTGTGA
- a CDS encoding response regulator transcription factor produces the protein MTTIRVLLADDQTLVRAAFAMLVESAPGMEVVGQAGTGRQAVELARSTRADLVVMDLRMPDLDGIEATRLIAADEDLAGVKVLVLTTYDTDEHVVEALRAGASGFLVKDTRPAELLDAIRTVAAGEALLSPGPTARLIARLLRNAEAPTTTAGPECLSERERGVLRLVARGLNNTEIAETLGLSPLTAKTHVSRIMGKLGARDRAQLVIVAYESGLVTPRAG, from the coding sequence ATGACCACCATTCGCGTACTGCTGGCCGACGACCAGACGCTCGTACGGGCGGCGTTCGCCATGCTCGTCGAGTCTGCCCCGGGCATGGAGGTGGTGGGGCAGGCGGGTACGGGCCGACAGGCCGTCGAACTGGCCCGCAGCACCCGCGCCGACCTGGTCGTCATGGACCTCCGCATGCCCGACCTCGACGGCATCGAGGCGACCCGGCTGATCGCCGCCGACGAGGACCTGGCGGGCGTGAAGGTGCTTGTCCTGACGACGTACGACACGGACGAGCACGTGGTGGAGGCGCTGCGCGCGGGCGCGTCGGGCTTCCTGGTCAAGGACACGAGGCCCGCGGAACTCCTGGACGCGATCCGCACGGTGGCGGCAGGCGAGGCCCTCCTCTCACCGGGACCCACGGCCCGCCTGATAGCCCGCCTGCTGCGCAACGCCGAGGCGCCGACGACGACGGCCGGCCCCGAATGCCTGTCGGAACGGGAACGCGGGGTACTGAGGCTGGTCGCGCGGGGCCTCAACAACACGGAGATCGCGGAGACCCTGGGCCTGAGCCCGCTGACCGCGAAGACCCACGTCAGCCGCATCATGGGGAAGCTGGGCGCGCGGGACCGGGCGCAACTGGTGATCGTGGCGTACGAGTCGGGGTTGGTGACACCGAGGGCGGGATGA
- a CDS encoding MMPL family transporter, whose product MGAEGSVGAARTLKGARRGRTVPLLVLGLWVGVLAILGPFAAKLSEVQHDRITDYLPANADSTQVARVQDQLPGGETTQLVLVYHRDGGLTAADRATAAGQVDRIAGEHVLTAAPQGVPSADGTTLMYPVSSNEPGTDEKKRDALVHDVRQVAHSEGGLRVEVGGPGALATDAAEVYNSLGGPLLYTTVAVVAVLLILIYRSPVLWLVPLVVAGIADFLSMSVAYGLNQAFGTTVSGQSSGIMTILVFGAGTDYALLLVSRYREELRRVERPYDAMAAALRGCGPAVLASSGTVAAGVLCLLAADLNSSRSMGPLGAVGVLCALVAMLTLLPAVLVLLGRRVFWPLVPTYGSTPKVRRRSLFAAMGSSAGRRPLVVLASGAVLLGALALGVLNLAGPVKQEDAFVDRPEAVAAMRTLAGAYPDRGTQPISVITPAGQAEAALATIRGADGISDAQKGRTGDGWTEITVFAKDAPQSAAETATIERLREDLKGSYVGGPSAQQIDLVDTNARDVWVVVPIVLVSVLLILIALLRSLVAPLMLVVAVVAVWGASLGIGGLVFGPLLGFEGTDPGLGLLSFVFLVALGVDYGIFLMHRMREEALRGAEPVAAALTALRTTGGVIASAGLVLAATFAVLTNMGLVQLVELGSVIAVGVLLDTFLVRTYLVTSASVALGRRVWWPGELSRRPDPDAVRRERQPEPV is encoded by the coding sequence ATGGGGGCCGAAGGATCCGTGGGGGCCGCAAGGACACTGAAGGGCGCACGGCGCGGGCGGACCGTGCCGCTGCTCGTGCTCGGGCTGTGGGTCGGGGTGCTCGCGATCCTGGGGCCGTTCGCGGCGAAGCTCTCCGAGGTGCAGCACGACCGGATCACCGACTATCTGCCCGCGAACGCCGACTCGACCCAAGTCGCAAGGGTCCAGGACCAGTTGCCCGGCGGTGAGACCACACAGCTGGTCCTCGTCTACCACCGCGACGGCGGACTCACCGCCGCCGACAGGGCGACGGCCGCAGGACAGGTCGACCGGATCGCCGGCGAGCACGTCCTGACGGCCGCCCCGCAGGGCGTACCGTCCGCCGACGGCACCACCCTCATGTACCCGGTGAGCAGCAACGAGCCCGGCACCGACGAGAAGAAGCGGGACGCCCTCGTCCACGACGTGCGCCAAGTCGCCCACAGCGAGGGCGGGCTGCGCGTCGAGGTCGGCGGCCCGGGGGCGCTGGCCACCGACGCCGCCGAGGTCTACAACTCGCTCGGCGGACCGCTGCTCTACACCACCGTCGCCGTGGTCGCCGTCCTGCTGATCCTCATCTACCGCAGCCCGGTGCTGTGGCTGGTCCCGCTCGTCGTCGCGGGCATCGCCGACTTCCTGTCGATGAGCGTCGCCTACGGCCTCAACCAGGCCTTCGGCACCACGGTCTCGGGCCAGAGCTCGGGCATCATGACGATCCTCGTCTTCGGCGCCGGCACGGACTACGCCCTCCTCCTCGTCTCCCGCTACCGCGAGGAACTGCGGCGCGTGGAGCGGCCGTACGACGCCATGGCCGCCGCCCTGCGCGGCTGCGGACCCGCCGTCCTCGCCTCCTCCGGCACGGTCGCCGCCGGGGTGCTGTGCCTGCTGGCCGCCGACCTCAACTCCAGCCGCAGCATGGGCCCGCTCGGCGCGGTGGGCGTGCTGTGCGCCCTCGTCGCCATGCTGACCCTGCTCCCCGCGGTCCTGGTGCTGCTGGGCCGCCGCGTGTTCTGGCCGCTCGTCCCCACGTACGGCAGTACACCCAAGGTGCGCCGGCGGTCACTGTTCGCCGCGATGGGCAGCTCCGCCGGACGCCGGCCCCTGGTGGTCCTCGCGAGCGGCGCCGTCCTGCTCGGCGCGCTCGCCCTGGGCGTGCTGAACCTGGCCGGACCGGTCAAGCAGGAGGACGCCTTCGTCGACAGGCCGGAGGCCGTAGCCGCGATGCGGACCCTGGCGGGGGCCTACCCCGACCGGGGCACCCAGCCCATCAGCGTCATCACCCCGGCCGGACAGGCGGAGGCGGCGCTCGCGACGATCCGGGGCGCCGACGGAATCAGCGACGCGCAGAAGGGACGTACGGGGGACGGCTGGACCGAGATCACCGTCTTCGCGAAGGACGCGCCCCAGTCGGCCGCCGAGACCGCGACCATCGAGCGACTGCGGGAGGACCTGAAGGGCTCGTACGTCGGCGGACCGAGCGCCCAGCAGATCGACCTCGTCGACACCAACGCGCGGGACGTGTGGGTCGTCGTACCGATCGTGCTCGTCTCCGTGCTGCTGATTCTGATCGCGCTGCTGCGCTCGCTCGTCGCGCCGCTGATGCTGGTGGTCGCCGTCGTCGCCGTGTGGGGCGCCTCGCTCGGCATCGGCGGACTGGTGTTCGGCCCGCTGCTCGGTTTCGAGGGCACCGACCCCGGGCTCGGACTGCTGTCCTTCGTGTTCCTGGTCGCCCTGGGCGTCGACTACGGCATCTTCCTCATGCACCGGATGCGCGAGGAGGCGCTGCGCGGCGCGGAACCTGTGGCGGCGGCTCTCACGGCGCTGCGGACGACGGGCGGGGTCATCGCCTCCGCCGGGCTGGTCCTCGCCGCGACCTTCGCGGTGCTGACCAACATGGGCCTCGTACAACTCGTCGAACTGGGCTCCGTGATCGCGGTCGGCGTGCTCCTGGACACCTTCCTCGTCCGGACGTACCTGGTGACGAGCGCGAGCGTGGCGCTGGGCCGCAGGGTGTGGTGGCCGGGCGAGCTGTCCCGCAGGCCCGACCCGGACGCCGTACGACGGGAACGGCAGCCGGAACCCGTATGA
- a CDS encoding sialidase family protein, with amino-acid sequence MTPLSRTLLAATTGAALITGTGIGTGLTAAKAQAVTRSYCTSSVPYIAGKGGYDTYRIPATVTTRKGTLLAFAEGRHNSAGDSGNIDVVLRRSMDGGCTWGPLSVVAAGRGDTRGNPAPVVDGKTGDIVLVTSYNSGAVTEAQIMRGEATPQQSRRVFVQTSTGTNDGRRFTPPRDITAQVKLPNWRWYATGPGHAVYLSQGPHTGRIVIPSNHSAAPPAGSPDTGQESRYYGGHAIYSDDAGRTWHLGFVDDSYDGIENANETSAAQLPDGRLYFSSRDQNGLMPGNRLDTYSSDGGESLDRPYTVQPTLNDVPIVQGSVLQLQGGSHALLFSGPSDPTARRSMAIWRSEDGGETFTKALTLSDRRAAYSDLVRVDRRMVGVLYETGAEGTYESIEFRRVLVGGVG; translated from the coding sequence ATGACGCCCCTGAGCCGTACCCTGCTCGCCGCGACCACCGGCGCTGCCCTGATCACCGGCACCGGCATCGGCACCGGCCTCACCGCGGCGAAGGCCCAGGCGGTCACCCGCTCGTACTGCACCTCGTCCGTCCCGTACATCGCGGGCAAGGGCGGCTACGACACCTACCGCATCCCCGCGACCGTCACGACCCGCAAGGGCACCCTCCTGGCCTTCGCCGAGGGAAGACACAACAGCGCGGGAGACAGCGGCAACATCGACGTGGTCCTGCGCCGCTCCATGGACGGCGGCTGCACCTGGGGCCCGCTGTCGGTGGTCGCGGCCGGGCGCGGTGACACACGGGGCAATCCGGCGCCGGTGGTGGACGGGAAGACGGGCGACATCGTGCTGGTGACGTCGTACAACTCCGGCGCCGTGACCGAGGCCCAGATCATGCGGGGCGAGGCGACACCCCAGCAGAGCCGCCGCGTCTTCGTCCAGACCAGCACCGGTACGAACGACGGCCGCCGCTTCACCCCGCCGCGCGACATCACGGCCCAGGTGAAGCTCCCGAACTGGCGTTGGTACGCGACGGGTCCGGGCCACGCGGTGTACCTGTCGCAGGGCCCGCACACGGGCCGGATCGTGATCCCGTCCAACCACTCGGCGGCCCCTCCCGCGGGCTCCCCGGACACCGGCCAGGAGTCCAGGTACTACGGCGGCCACGCGATCTACAGCGACGACGCCGGCCGCACCTGGCACCTGGGCTTCGTCGACGACTCGTACGACGGCATCGAGAACGCCAACGAGACGAGCGCCGCCCAACTCCCCGACGGCAGGCTGTACTTCTCGTCCAGGGACCAGAACGGCCTGATGCCGGGGAACCGGTTGGACACCTATTCGAGCGACGGCGGGGAGTCCCTGGACCGCCCGTACACCGTCCAGCCCACTCTGAACGACGTCCCGATCGTCCAGGGCAGCGTGCTCCAACTGCAGGGCGGCTCGCACGCGTTGCTGTTCTCGGGCCCTTCCGACCCCACGGCCCGCCGGTCGATGGCCATCTGGCGGAGCGAGGACGGAGGAGAGACGTTCACGAAGGCGCTGACACTGTCGGACCGGAGGGCGGCCTACTCCGACCTGGTACGGGTGGACCGACGGATGGTGGGCGTGCTCTACGAGACGGGGGCCGAGGGGACGTACGAGTCGATCGAGTTCCGGCGGGTGTTGGTGGGTGGGGTGGGCTGA
- a CDS encoding sensor histidine kinase: protein MAAITRDPRSAPHALRNDALLASAGAVIATALALLTDGGSTRPDVLDQGGRPDVLGWALLLGAYVPIVWRRRRPMLVLVAVVALVVPYHALDYNHTAPTPAAYIALYTVAVTGRPLRTIVTGAVVLGIALSVMLTVSMHQAVELLRISGWIAAVLFFGIDVRFYRQYVSAIVERAERAERTREEEARRRVAEERLRVARDLHDLLAHTITLVGVQTAVAAHVLAADPDRLDRAAVARALDDIAETCRTARGELRTTLEVLREGQGGGEGRGPLPGLAGLPDLAETARAAGAEVELAVRVRSDAVPPAVGAAAYRIVQEALTNAVRHGGRDDLTVRVLLYGGEGALRVEVTDDGVGGGADAPEALGFGLVGMRERARSVGGTLDAGPKDNGGFTVSAVLPLPVNRKAEEAG from the coding sequence ATGGCGGCGATCACCCGCGACCCCCGCAGCGCCCCGCACGCGCTCCGCAACGACGCGCTGCTGGCGTCGGCCGGCGCCGTGATCGCCACGGCCCTCGCCCTGCTCACCGACGGGGGAAGCACCCGGCCGGACGTACTCGACCAGGGCGGCCGTCCGGACGTGCTCGGCTGGGCGCTGCTGCTCGGCGCGTACGTGCCGATCGTGTGGCGGCGGCGCCGTCCGATGCTGGTGCTCGTGGCCGTGGTGGCGCTCGTCGTGCCGTACCACGCGCTCGACTACAACCACACCGCGCCGACCCCGGCCGCGTACATCGCGCTGTACACGGTCGCCGTCACCGGCCGCCCCCTGCGCACGATCGTGACCGGAGCCGTGGTTCTCGGCATCGCCCTGAGCGTGATGCTCACCGTGAGCATGCACCAGGCCGTCGAGCTGCTGCGGATCTCCGGCTGGATCGCCGCGGTGCTCTTCTTCGGCATCGACGTCCGCTTCTACCGCCAGTACGTGTCGGCCATCGTCGAGCGTGCCGAACGGGCCGAACGCACCCGCGAGGAGGAGGCCCGCCGCCGCGTCGCCGAGGAACGCCTGCGCGTGGCCCGTGACCTGCACGACCTGCTGGCCCACACCATCACCCTCGTCGGCGTCCAGACCGCGGTGGCCGCACACGTCCTGGCCGCCGACCCGGACCGCCTGGACCGCGCGGCCGTGGCCAGGGCCCTGGACGACATCGCCGAGACCTGCCGGACGGCACGCGGTGAACTCCGTACGACGCTGGAGGTGCTCAGGGAGGGCCAGGGCGGCGGCGAGGGCCGGGGCCCGCTCCCCGGCCTCGCCGGCCTGCCCGACCTCGCGGAGACGGCGCGGGCGGCGGGCGCCGAGGTCGAGTTGGCGGTACGGGTACGGTCCGACGCCGTACCCCCCGCTGTGGGCGCGGCGGCCTACCGGATCGTCCAGGAGGCACTCACGAACGCCGTACGGCACGGAGGACGGGACGATCTGACGGTACGGGTGCTGCTGTACGGGGGTGAGGGCGCGCTGCGCGTCGAGGTGACGGACGACGGGGTCGGGGGCGGGGCGGATGCGCCCGAGGCGCTCGGATTCGGGCTGGTGGGGATGCGGGAACGGGCGCGCAGCGTGGGCGGCACACTGGACGCCGGACCGAAGGACAACGGGGGATTCACGGTGAGCGCGGTACTTCCGCTGCCGGTGAACCGGAAAGCGGAGGAGGCCGGATGA
- a CDS encoding tellurite resistance TerB family protein has translation MLPGQRRDGRGGRVVRGGRTARVLGSRTVWAGVGDGEFFCPGCGGDRNYQRLTGRRRFTFLGVPILPRGETGPVVECAACQSHFGTDVLDHPTTTRFSAMLRDAVHTVALAVLAAGGTQARLSLETAVTGVRAAGFEDCTEDQLAALVDALAADTGRLFGPPCGPGLAIELHEALDPLAPHLAAPGRESILLQAARIALADGPYTPAERDVLATVGAALTICGDDVTRLLAAARTHS, from the coding sequence GTGCTCCCAGGACAGCGACGAGACGGCCGGGGCGGCCGGGTCGTGCGCGGAGGCCGGACAGCACGCGTCCTGGGCTCCCGTACGGTCTGGGCCGGTGTCGGTGATGGCGAGTTCTTCTGCCCCGGTTGCGGCGGAGACCGCAACTACCAGCGCCTGACGGGCCGTCGCCGCTTCACCTTTCTCGGTGTACCGATTCTGCCGCGCGGCGAGACCGGCCCCGTCGTCGAATGCGCGGCCTGCCAGAGCCACTTCGGCACGGACGTCCTCGACCACCCCACCACGACCCGCTTCTCCGCGATGCTCCGCGACGCGGTCCACACGGTCGCCCTCGCGGTCCTCGCCGCCGGCGGCACCCAGGCCCGCCTCAGCCTGGAGACGGCGGTGACGGGTGTCCGCGCGGCCGGCTTCGAAGACTGCACGGAGGACCAGCTCGCGGCCCTGGTGGACGCCCTGGCCGCCGACACGGGCCGCCTCTTCGGCCCTCCGTGCGGCCCCGGGCTCGCCATAGAGCTCCACGAGGCCCTCGACCCCCTGGCCCCCCACCTCGCCGCCCCCGGCCGCGAATCGATTCTCCTCCAGGCCGCCCGCATCGCCCTGGCCGACGGCCCGTACACCCCCGCGGAACGCGACGTCCTCGCGACGGTCGGCGCGGCGCTGACCATCTGCGGGGACGACGTGACCCGACTGCTGGCGGCGGCGCGGACGCACTCATAG
- a CDS encoding Crp/Fnr family transcriptional regulator, translated as MQSMVLGNSIYTFDEGTGLVGHGLSGSRAVSALINLNPFLAALGPSMRHDFVTLMSTRSNIRGAQLRGSNGMAVHIVLSGCVYEESTFGENTTVRIHGTGAVLGVAEVFDEDLLAPTTRCLNNTLTLALPLSRMRALAEGNGSLATALGRVLAEQLVTGERVYNRHALSPESRLAGLFVYLLDRCAVPCSEYGRMVDGPSQTDLAAALSVSRATIENALKVLRANGLVSTGYRQYRFPDERRLAVFGRVRTPSQTVTGAAEVQ; from the coding sequence ATGCAGTCGATGGTGCTCGGCAACTCCATCTACACCTTCGACGAGGGGACCGGACTCGTCGGCCATGGACTCTCCGGCTCCCGCGCGGTGAGCGCCCTGATCAACCTGAATCCCTTCCTCGCAGCTCTCGGCCCCAGCATGAGGCACGACTTCGTCACCCTGATGTCGACCCGCTCCAACATCCGTGGCGCGCAACTGCGCGGCTCGAACGGCATGGCGGTGCACATAGTGCTCTCCGGCTGTGTGTACGAGGAGTCGACGTTCGGCGAGAACACGACGGTGCGCATCCATGGCACCGGGGCCGTCCTCGGGGTTGCCGAAGTCTTCGACGAGGACCTCCTGGCGCCCACCACGCGCTGCCTCAACAACACCCTTACCCTGGCGCTTCCGCTCTCACGGATGCGAGCCCTCGCTGAGGGCAACGGCTCGCTGGCCACCGCACTCGGGAGGGTGCTCGCCGAGCAACTGGTCACCGGTGAGCGGGTCTACAACCGTCACGCGCTCTCACCGGAGAGCAGGCTCGCCGGCCTCTTCGTGTACCTGCTCGACAGGTGTGCCGTCCCGTGCTCGGAGTACGGACGGATGGTGGATGGCCCTTCCCAGACCGACCTGGCCGCCGCGCTCTCGGTCAGCAGGGCCACGATCGAGAACGCGCTCAAGGTCCTGCGGGCGAACGGCCTCGTTTCGACCGGCTACCGTCAGTACAGGTTCCCGGACGAGCGGCGGCTCGCCGTTTTCGGAAGGGTCAGGACGCCCTCGCAGACCGTCACAGGAGCTGCGGAAGTTCAATAA